In the Flavobacterium sp. 90 genome, TTATAGTAAATATGGAATCGGAAAATGAAGTTTTGAATAAAAAAACTCCGAAAGTTTTGGTCATAAACCAGAACTTTCGGAGTTGGTAAGATTAGGATTACTGTTTTAGAAGGTAATCTTAGAAGTATTATTTTTTCGAAATTTCGTCAAGAACTTTTTTACCGTTTTCGTTTGTTGGATCAAGTTCTACTGATTTTTTATAGTTTACAATGGCTAACGTTTTATCGCCATCAGCAAGATAAGCTTCGCCTAAACTATCATATGCATTTCCTGATTTTGGAAAAGTTTCTACATTGATTTTAAAAACTTCGATCGCTTCTTTCTTTTTTCCGGTTTGCAATAATTGATAACCAACCTGGTTGATGTCGTTTTCTTTGATTCCGTAAGTAGGATCGCTTTTTAATTTCTTATAAGTATTTGTTCCAACTGTGGCGCCTTTTTCAGTGTAAACATCTAAAAGTTCAAAAGCCATTGATCTTTTAGGCTCATTAAAAGATTGATTGTATAGAATCGCTCTGATACTATTATTCATTTCGCTTAAAACAGTTCCGCCAGTATTATTCAATAAAACAACTAGGTTTTTGTCTGCAGGCATACGCGAAATAACGGTATTAAAACCATTGATTCCTCCACCGTGTTCTATTACTTTTACTTTATCTGTTTTCTTTCCAACAGTTTCTTCGCTTGTAAACCATCCGTAACCATAAAAATCATCTCCGCCTGTTGTGATGTAAGGTTTGAACAATAAATCCATTGATTTTGCCGAAAGTAATTTATTGGTATAAAGTGCCTGATCCCAAAGATATAAGTCTTCTACAGTAGAATATAAAGAACCCGCTGCATACGGAATACTCATATCGATAAATGAGGCATTAGTAATGTTTTTTCCGTTTTTTTCATAACCTGCAGCTCTGTTTTTTAAGATTACTTCAAAATGATCATAACCTGTATTAGCCATTTTTAGCGGAGTAAGTATAATTTCCTGTAAATATTGCTCGTATGTTTTACCAGTAACTTTTTCGATGATATACCCTAATAAAAAGTAACCTGAATTGCTGTATCTGAATTTTTCGCCTGGAGTAAACTCAAGAGGTAATTTATTGAAGGTTTTTACAAAATCTTCCGGAGTATAAGGGTTACGGCTTTTATCTCTAAGGAAATTTGGAGTAGAGGTATAATTTGGAATTCCGGATGTATGTGTCAATAAATGATGAATTGTTATCTTATCACCGGTTTCTTTCGGGTAATCCGATAAATAAGTGGTAATTGGCACGTCAAGTTTTAGTTTGCCTTCTTCTGCCAATTTAACGATTAGCAAAGCAGTAAATTGTTTACTGATCGAACCTAATCTGAATTTAGTGCTGGGCTGATTCGGAATATCCCATTCCATATTGGCTAAACCATATCCTTTTTTTAGAATGATTTTTCCATTTTCAGCAATTAATGCAGATCCGTTAAATTGTCCGTATTCCTTGTATTTGGTTAATAATTGGTCGATTTGTTTTGCTTTGTCTTGTGCTGATACTGCAAGAGAGAACAGTTGCATAAAAAGGCAAACTGCAATTAGTTTGATTGAATTTTTCATTTTGATTGATGATTAGTAATTAAGGTTAATTAAAATGTTATTTGATTTTTTTGATTTGATGATCGAAACTTTCTAAGCGTCTGTAATTTAATTTTTTAAACGAAATTACAAAT is a window encoding:
- a CDS encoding serine hydrolase; amino-acid sequence: MKNSIKLIAVCLFMQLFSLAVSAQDKAKQIDQLLTKYKEYGQFNGSALIAENGKIILKKGYGLANMEWDIPNQPSTKFRLGSISKQFTALLIVKLAEEGKLKLDVPITTYLSDYPKETGDKITIHHLLTHTSGIPNYTSTPNFLRDKSRNPYTPEDFVKTFNKLPLEFTPGEKFRYSNSGYFLLGYIIEKVTGKTYEQYLQEIILTPLKMANTGYDHFEVILKNRAAGYEKNGKNITNASFIDMSIPYAAGSLYSTVEDLYLWDQALYTNKLLSAKSMDLLFKPYITTGGDDFYGYGWFTSEETVGKKTDKVKVIEHGGGINGFNTVISRMPADKNLVVLLNNTGGTVLSEMNNSIRAILYNQSFNEPKRSMAFELLDVYTEKGATVGTNTYKKLKSDPTYGIKENDINQVGYQLLQTGKKKEAIEVFKINVETFPKSGNAYDSLGEAYLADGDKTLAIVNYKKSVELDPTNENGKKVLDEISKK